In one window of Branchiostoma floridae strain S238N-H82 chromosome 14, Bfl_VNyyK, whole genome shotgun sequence DNA:
- the LOC118430035 gene encoding fibroblast growth factor receptor 1-like, protein MEMRVFLVLAYGYWTGLAQRFSLVTRPVPVLEHTNVTLTCTAPDSIVTEGEVQQVHWFYTRREESLAPQHVFEYNGPDDQRGHYHWYGRTVAESFSELTISNVTVEDTGFYHCRLRGSSSHITRIKSHLTVLVPTSRLELQPTNTTFREGEEVKLSCSANGIPEPYLQWTNGASDSDTRGPVQGHSVSLGPLSLSWADNKRNVTCVAEQRHPLINGHVLERSVTLNVLYAPRITSFRMSEEGLNLTCEVDANPPATYILLKKGNETLLRTNGSKVNSVTYSTHSPQGANHTGLYTCVAENSLDLTRASIRCETDKECGLEERPVTVTAISATELVRNPTVEYLGIALGGLAVAILTLGVVMHVKRGRTQSRRQEGLAPASVDGQELLHDTVAEDRPHEEPDDVAQSVALVDLDDRPPMPLPRPKPRFPKYELGLDRLHIDMSHVIGRGAFAKVFKGTLIEKGREEQVAIKTIKENATEEETKLFYEEIGIVIDIGSHGNVLRMRGCCTTHDPSRPLLVMEYMPYGNLLNFLEKCKEVRNGAACDDPMYLLEEKMKYQIGSQVAGGMQYICKQKYIHGDLAARNILVSKGQTIVVKISDFGLTADIYQKGYKRQDPDQLVPYKWISLERLQVNGRCTEKSDVWSFGVLLYEVVTLGGPPYPNIHFAEILRDKLSAGWRMEMPEDCSFFM, encoded by the exons ATGGAGATGCGAGTCTTCCTTGTGCTTGCATACGGATATTGGACAG GCCTGGCACAACGATTCAGCCTGGTCACCCGCCCTGTCCCTGTGTTGGAGCACACAAATGTCACActcacctgcacagctccagacAGTATCGTAACGGAGGGAGAAGTGCAGCAAGTCCATTGGTTTTACACCAGAAGAGAGGAATCTTTAGCGCCACAACACGTCTTCGAATACAATGGACCAGACGACCAGAGAGGGCACTATCACTGGTACGGGAGAACCGTCGCGGAATCATTTTCAGAGCTCACCATCTCAAACGTTACTGTGGAAGACACTGGGTTCTATCACTGCCGACTCCGAGGGAGCAGTTCTCACATCACACGGATAAAGAGCCATCTCACTGTTCTCG TGCCGACTTCACGGCTGGAATTACAACCAACAAACACAACATTCAGGGAAGGAGAGGAAGTGAAACTTTCATGTTCCGCCAACGGGATACCTGAACCGTATCTACAGTGGACAAATGGGGCGAGCGACAGTGACACCAGAGGTCCCGTACAGGGGCACAGTGTGTCTTTGGGACCCCTGTCGCTCTCCTGGGCTGATAACAAGAGGAACGTCACTTGTGTGGCGGAACAGCGGCATCCTCTGATCAACGGGCACGTCCTTGAACGTTCCGTGACCTTGAACGTGTTGT ATGCTCCCCGCATCACTAGCTTTCGCATGAGCGAAGAAGGTCTGAACCTAACCTGTGAGGTAGACGCCAACCCTCCTGCCACTTACATCCTACTGAAGAAGGGAAACGAAACCCTTCTGAGGACCAACGGAAGTAAAGTCAACTCAGTTACATACAGCACACATTCGCCTCAAGGGGCTAACCACACTGGGCTCTACACTTGCGTGGCGGAAAACTCTTTGGACCTTACCAGAGCTTCCATAAGAT GTGAGACAGATAAAGAATGTGGACTAGAAGAGAGGCCAGTAACCGTAACAG CCATTTCAGCCACAGAACTTGTCAGGAATCCAACTGTGGAATACTTAGGCATCGCTCTTGGTGGACTAGCAGTGGCTATTCTGACACTGGGGGTGGTCATGCATGTCAAGAGAGGGCGCACACAAAGCAGAAGGCAAGAAGGACTGGCCCCTGCGTCTGTGGATGGTCAAGAGCTTTTACACGATACTGTGGCAG AAGACAGACCTCACGAAGAACCTGACGATGTGGCACAGAGTGTAGCGCTAGTGGACCTGGACGACCGTCCCCCGATGCCTCTGCCGAGACCCAAACCGCGGTTCCCAAAGTACGAACTGGGTCTCGACCGTCTGCACATCGACATGAGCCACGTCATCGGCCGTGGGGCCTTCGCGAAAGTCTTCAAGGGCACCCTTATAGAAAAGGGCAGGGAAGAGCAAGTGGCGATCAAGACCATCAAAG AGAATGCGACAGAAGAGGAAACAAAACTGTTCTACGAGGAAATCGGCATCGTCATCGACATAGGGAGCCATGGCAATGTTCTGCGCATGCGCGGGTGTTGCACGACACACGATCCCAGTAGACCACTCCTCGTCATGGAGTACATGCCGTATGGGAATCTCCTCAACTTCTTGGAGAAGTGTAAAGAG GTTAGGAATGGTGCAGCCTGTGACGATCCAATGTACCTGCTGGAGGAGAAGATGAAGTACCAGATCGGGAGCCAGGTGGCAGGTGGAATG CAATACATCTGCAAGCAAAAATACATCCACGGCGACCTCGCTGCCCGGAACATCCTGGTGAGTAAAGGACAGACCATCGTGGTGAAGATCTCCGACTTCGGTCTGACAGCGGACATCTACCAGAAGGGGTACAAGAGACAAGACCCGGACCAACTGGTCCCCTACAAGTGGATCAGTTTGGAGAGACTCCAGGTCAACGGAAGATGTACAGAGAAAAGTGATGT GTGGTCCTTCGGAGTTCTGCTGTATGAGGTCGTCACCTTAG GGGGACCTCCTTATCCCAATATCCACTTTGCTGAGATTTTGCGGGATAAGTTGAGTGCAGGTTGGCGTATGGAGATGCCAGAAGATTGCAGCTTTTTCATGTAA